GTGTGAGGCTGTGGCTACGTGGGAACAGGTGAGGTTGCTGTTTTCTGGTTCGGTGATCTTATTATATTTGGTTGGAAGCTTACTAATTATTACTGTATGTGGTTCTTGAAGAAGGGGTCTAGATTTTTAACACATGACCTCCACCAAAATTTCCCACAGGTGTATCAGCTGGGCTAATCTCCATGCTTTCTTTTATTGAACACTGAAAGTGATATGATTGACTCCCTCTTTCTCTTTGCATAAATTGATTGCTAAGTCCATCATTTTCCCCCTGTTTTCTTATGCTTTACAATTGATTTATTATTCAGTGAGTTGATTGTCAGGTGCGGAATAGCACTACTATACTCACAAGGGAGTTCATTGATGCTCTACCAAATGGATGGGAGGACTATGCATGGCGCAGGATTAATAAGGGAATACTTCTGTATGTATTTCCTGGCAACTCATTAGTAAAATATATGATTATCTTTGAGTGGATGAATAACAGCTGAAGGAATAAGGCAAAGAAATAATCTTATTTTTTGAGATTTTCTGAGATTAAAAGTTTGTATTGGTAGCAGATATAATCTTTAGTCTAAATATACTTTTGATAAACTAAGAGTATAAACTACCAAGTAAGCAGGGAAATCTTTTTCATTATCCTATATTTGATGGAAATTCTCAAGAAGTTGTTATTTTGTTTGGTTTTTGTACTTTGATTCTTAAAATTGGATTGTTGGGGACTATCAACAGTTAGTTGAAGTTTTAATGTGGACCTTTTGTGTACTGCAGTAACCACTGTCAGAATAAAACTTTATGCATGGAGAAACTATCATTGGTGCTCCCTGAAACACCACCATATGTTCCAAGACAGTTTGACCGATGTGCCGTTATTGGCAATTCGGGTGATCTTTTAAAGACAAGATTTGGGAAGGAAATAGATGGTTATGATGCTGTTGTTAGAGAAAATGGCGCCCCCATACAGGTAGAGCTTTATATTTGTTGTGTTGAATCCTAACTGTTATCATTTTCACTTTAAGGATCTTTCtaactttttcttttctgttttgTGGCAGAACTATACAGAGTATGTTGGCAAGAAAAGTACATTTCGTCTTCTTAACAGAGGATCTGCCAAAGCCCTTGATAAAGTTGTGGAGTTAGATGGTATGATGCACCCTGCTTCTTACAATGTAATCAGTTATCTCATATTATTGTAATAATGCTGATTGTATGGATCCTGCAGAAACAAAGAAGGAGGCCCTGATAATCAAAACAACAATACATGACATTATGAACAAGATGATTCGGGTTTGTATTCTTCTCTGGCATTTCCTTTGtgtgagttttattttattttttttccaagTCAATTGCCTGGGGCAATTGTGTTACTCAACTGTAAAAGCTATGCCTCTTGTATTTTTGAAAATTTACAGTTACATGTAATTTAGAAACTTGGAATTGGTTAATGAATTTTGGGTTTTCACTTAACAGAAATATAAATCAAGTCCTGGAAACAGAATTCCTTAGCATTTCCCTTAGATTATGAAAAGCATCCTTAGCTAGTTAGATTTTATCATGCATCCTGTGTAACTTCATTGAGTCTATATTACTTTTTGTTGAATGATGCTGTAgcaatttcttttttcttttcttttcttttctttttttgttttatgTTTTGTGTTTCTTTTTGCGTGCACatcttttgaatatgatttgctCAAAGTGACCTTACTTGCAGTCATAGAACTTCTAAATCATTGACTACTAAGGATTTTGAAATGTTCATATTGTCTGGATTTTGAAGTGCCTTCAAAATCAAGGGTTTAGTGTGGTTATGTAGATTTCCCTGAACCAAATTTCCTCTATATCAGATGTTTTGCATAGCATTTGTATTTACAATTATGACTAATTCAGACCTTTTCCTTCTGCTCTTTCTCACTGTCTTTACTTTTTTTGGCTAATTAATGTAATTTAACGTTATCTTTTTGTCTACTGCAGGATGTTCCGATAAACAATCCCGTGTATCTCATGTTAGGTGCATCCTTTGGGTCGGCAGCGAAGGGAACTGGCCTCAAGGCTCTTGAATTTGCACTTTCTATTTGTGAGTCTGTTGATATGTATGGTTTTACTGTGGATCCTGGATAcaaggaatggtataaaatcttCAACAATTAGTATTCCAATAGAATTATTATGCTCATTTTTAATATAACATATCTGACCAATGAACTTCAAAACATTATTTCAGGACCAGATATTTCTCAGAGTCTCGACAAGGTCATACTCCTCTGCATGGAAGGGCTTATTACCAGATGATGGAGTGTTTGGGTGTAAGTCTAAGAGAATGCTCACCATTTTTTTTCTGGGCTAAAACCTTTTAACTTCTGTTAATCTCAAAATCATAAGGATGTAAAACCATTGTTTATTGTCCTAGATGATTGTACTATATGAAAGGGCTTGGACCTAAATTATGTTCACTTCTAAGGTTACtagcttatgctattagaatctcaaataattttttttcctattaAGCAAACTTTCTACGCTTCTCTCCACAATTGAAATGAATCATCGTATTAGCTGCTGTATGCATTCAGTAATGTTGTTTTGTATTTTTTACTTTTGGTTTTGTTAAGCTTATTAAAATCCATTCTCCAATGCGAGCTGATGTGGACCATGTTGTCCAATGGGTACCAAGCTCAAGCACAATTAGAGCTGCTAGAGTTGCGTCAGAGAAATTGTTGAGGTAATCtgttacttatatatatatatatatatatatatatatatatatatatatatatatatagaatattTTCTATCAAATAGTTAGAAATGTATTACGGATGAATTatgtaatttgtttttttttctttcccttatGATAATAGATGAGATGCGAGAAGAAGTCAAAAGAAAGCTAGAGTTTTTAAGAAGTACTTTAGAgttaaagggttttaagttaagtagaacgaagacagaatacatacattacaagttcagtgaaggccgaactggtgatagggaaggagttagtttggatgaagTGGTACTACCTcaaagtaattactttaaatatctcagctcaatccttcgaatagatgggggatgtgaggaggatgttagtcataggattaaagctagatggttgaagtggagaagtgccacgggagttttatgtgatcgcaagattcccaataagttgaaagaaaaattttaccgtacagccatacgactggccatgttatatggtagtgagtgttgggcactgaaggagtcgtatgtgtctaagataagagttgcgaagatgagaatgttaaggtggataagtggtcatactatactagataaaatccgtaatgagaatattagagaaaaggcaggagtggtgccaattgaggataagttgagagaagggagattgaggtggtttggtcttatgaaacgtagacatatggaggctccagttagacaagtagagcacattaggttaaaggatagaaagaaaagaagggttaggcctaaactgacttggagaagagtagtacaacattatctagaagtattacacatttctgaagatttaa
Above is a genomic segment from Hevea brasiliensis isolate MT/VB/25A 57/8 chromosome 17, ASM3005281v1, whole genome shotgun sequence containing:
- the LOC110637703 gene encoding sialyltransferase-like protein 2 isoform X2 yields the protein MRLLQFGFLVALASGLSAILIYITGVSSNLNAIHQLSHEDVEALESLQSSFRKCVNANGLGLRAVSGSDHCQVIINFPSDTVPKWRDPKTGELEGLSFEFNLCEAVATWEQVRNSTTILTREFIDALPNGWEDYAWRRINKGILLNHCQNKTLCMEKLSLVLPETPPYVPRQFDRCAVIGNSGDLLKTRFGKEIDGYDAVVRENGAPIQNYTEYVGKKSTFRLLNRGSAKALDKVVELDETKKEALIIKTTIHDIMNKMIRDVPINNPVYLMLGASFGSAAKGTGLKALEFALSICESVDMYGFTVDPGYKEWTRYFSESRQGHTPLHGRAYYQMMECLGEGWSRICSPTGHMFH
- the LOC110637703 gene encoding sialyltransferase-like protein 2 isoform X1 gives rise to the protein MRLLQFGFLVALASGLSAILIYITGVSSNLNAIHQLSHEDVEALESLQSSFRKCVNANGLGLRAVSGSDHCQVIINFPSDTVPKWRDPKTGELEGLSFEFNLCEAVATWEQVRNSTTILTREFIDALPNGWEDYAWRRINKGILLNHCQNKTLCMEKLSLVLPETPPYVPRQFDRCAVIGNSGDLLKTRFGKEIDGYDAVVRENGAPIQNYTEYVGKKSTFRLLNRGSAKALDKVVELDETKKEALIIKTTIHDIMNKMIRDVPINNPVYLMLGASFGSAAKGTGLKALEFALSICESVDMYGFTVDPGYKEWTRYFSESRQGHTPLHGRAYYQMMECLGLIKIHSPMRADVDHVVQWVPSSSTIRAARVASEKLLRRVGAGSVVPLATCSIRKKQIKRSTAILNLRKAAVDHQKFVKGTTMYPLEQSLGHGLLCTFPTD